Proteins encoded in a region of the Roseateles sp. SL47 genome:
- a CDS encoding universal stress protein, which translates to MHDSILVPIDGSPASEAGLAIAQDMAEAMNVRIVLLHVIDAEPLFLQSARDFEEHRSRLRDYGNDLLATAAVAVQDRGIAVSYQLRETIDSNTAAVITAEAVAQACGLIVLGTHGRRKRRGQVLLGRDAEWVLQNSTVPVMFVRGSASD; encoded by the coding sequence ATGCATGACTCCATCCTCGTCCCCATCGATGGCAGCCCGGCCTCTGAAGCCGGTCTTGCCATTGCCCAGGACATGGCGGAAGCGATGAACGTGCGGATTGTTCTGCTCCATGTCATCGACGCGGAGCCGCTCTTTCTGCAATCTGCGCGAGATTTCGAAGAGCACCGCAGTCGGCTTCGGGACTATGGGAATGATTTGCTGGCGACGGCCGCAGTGGCCGTGCAGGACCGGGGCATTGCCGTGTCCTATCAGCTGAGAGAGACGATCGACTCCAACACCGCCGCCGTCATTACCGCCGAAGCGGTGGCGCAAGCGTGCGGTTTGATCGTGCTGGGCACGCATGGCCGACGCAAGCGGCGCGGACAGGTGCTGCTGGGGCGTGATGCGGAATGGGTGCTGCAAAACAGCACCGTGCCTGTGATGTTCGTCCGAGGGTCAGCGTCCGATTAG
- a CDS encoding hemerythrin domain-containing protein has protein sequence MSTSPAKGAAKTAASKTSKTATITKSSTAAAERKASASASDTGKPIDAIQWLTDDHKEVQALFKDYQKLVDHDGDDDLRQQLAQEICAQLTIHATIEEEIFYPAARDAMEEQEGEDLLDEAEVEHASAKQLIAQIAEGSASDALYDAKVKVLGEYIAHHVKEEEKELFPQVRKTDLDLDALGTELSERKEALLAELEEEAAS, from the coding sequence ATGTCCACATCCCCTGCCAAGGGCGCCGCAAAAACGGCCGCCAGCAAGACTTCAAAGACTGCCACCATCACCAAAAGCTCCACGGCGGCCGCCGAGCGCAAAGCCAGCGCATCAGCGTCGGACACCGGCAAGCCCATCGATGCCATCCAGTGGCTGACCGACGACCACAAGGAAGTGCAGGCGCTCTTCAAGGACTATCAGAAGCTGGTGGACCACGACGGGGACGACGACCTGCGGCAGCAACTGGCGCAGGAGATCTGCGCCCAGCTCACCATTCACGCCACCATCGAGGAAGAAATCTTCTACCCCGCCGCACGTGACGCCATGGAGGAGCAGGAGGGCGAAGACCTGCTGGACGAGGCAGAGGTCGAGCATGCCAGCGCCAAGCAACTGATCGCCCAGATTGCAGAAGGCTCCGCATCCGATGCTCTCTACGACGCCAAAGTGAAGGTGCTGGGCGAGTACATCGCCCACCACGTCAAGGAAGAAGAGAAGGAGCTGTTCCCACAGGTCCGCAAGACCGACCTCGACCTGGACGCGCTCGGCACTGAACTCAGCGAACGCAAGGAAGCGCTGCTGGCGGAGCTTGAAGAAGAGGCCGCTTCCTGA
- a CDS encoding alpha/beta hydrolase family esterase yields the protein MINPDFQRMMARAALQTRRADLAGATRTIQQALSGVTHAAADDQDGDVIDVEARVINDTQEGIETTVKTRPGEAPRPGPAADVREDAREDTREGRFLAATFTRASISINYKLYVPPGDAAEPRPLLLMLHGCKQDPDDFAAGTRMNEVARRHGWLVLYPEQSAAMNPQCCWSWFKSSHQQRGRGEPALLAALTRHVMETHAVDARQVHVAGLSAGGAMATVMGQVYPELFAAVGVHSGLPFAVAANATEALARMRSGPGAREIHPGVKPVRAVPTIVFHGTRDMTVHPLNGERVYVDAVAGVAGSERIENGREGGRPYTRRSYFDANGQSQAELWLVEGAGHAWSGGDQAGSHADWQGPDAAGQMICFFSAHPLAADRPVDRSPA from the coding sequence ATGATCAATCCAGACTTTCAACGAATGATGGCGCGTGCCGCCTTGCAGACGCGTCGTGCGGACTTGGCGGGGGCAACTCGCACCATTCAGCAGGCTTTGTCCGGTGTGACGCACGCAGCTGCCGACGACCAGGACGGCGATGTGATCGATGTCGAGGCCCGTGTGATCAACGACACGCAGGAGGGCATCGAGACGACGGTGAAGACGCGGCCCGGGGAGGCCCCCCGTCCGGGTCCCGCAGCGGATGTGCGTGAGGACGCTCGTGAGGACACTCGTGAGGGCCGGTTTCTGGCTGCCACCTTCACCCGCGCCAGCATCTCGATCAACTACAAGCTGTATGTACCACCGGGTGACGCCGCCGAGCCGCGCCCGCTGCTGCTGATGCTGCACGGTTGCAAGCAGGACCCCGACGACTTTGCTGCCGGCACGCGGATGAATGAAGTGGCGCGCCGCCACGGCTGGCTGGTGCTGTATCCGGAACAGTCGGCCGCCATGAATCCACAGTGCTGCTGGAGTTGGTTCAAGTCCAGCCACCAGCAGCGAGGGCGCGGTGAGCCTGCCTTGTTGGCGGCCTTGACGCGTCATGTGATGGAGACCCATGCCGTGGATGCCCGGCAGGTGCATGTGGCGGGGCTATCCGCCGGCGGCGCGATGGCGACCGTGATGGGGCAGGTCTACCCGGAGTTGTTTGCCGCCGTGGGTGTGCATTCCGGGCTTCCCTTCGCCGTGGCCGCCAACGCCACCGAAGCCTTGGCCCGCATGCGCAGCGGCCCTGGCGCGCGTGAGATCCACCCCGGCGTCAAGCCCGTCCGCGCGGTACCAACCATCGTGTTCCATGGCACGCGCGACATGACGGTGCATCCGCTCAACGGTGAACGTGTGTATGTGGACGCCGTGGCGGGCGTGGCTGGCAGCGAGCGTATTGAAAACGGCCGCGAGGGCGGGCGCCCCTACACCCGCCGCAGCTACTTCGATGCCAACGGGCAGTCGCAGGCCGAGCTGTGGCTGGTGGAAGGGGCCGGGCATGCCTGGTCGGGCGGTGACCAGGCGGGCTCGCATGCCGACTGGCAAGGTCCGGATGCGGCCGGTCAGATGATTTGCTTCTTCTCCGCGCATCCCCTGGCAGCCGATCGCCCGGTGGATCGGTCTCCGGCCTAA
- a CDS encoding sensor histidine kinase — protein MRGFLLNNRDELIQRCKDKVALRPSRGATREQLNHGIPLFLDQLARTLAAEEDGDGPGGMMISGPAGGDASALSEMGLSAAKHGHELLGLGYTVDQVVHDYGDLCQAITDLAVERDAPFSVEEFRTLNRCLDNAIADAVSEFAAQRDKQVARRQAQEENQRLGMLAHELRNYLHTATLAFSALESGKLPVSGSTAAVLKRSLDALGRLIDEALASVRETARSTLHPRQFSLADFLADAGLVAELYALDTGCTLTISEVDEGIALHGNRELLLAALGNLLQNAFKFTQPGTSITLNAHTDGDWTMIDVGDHCGGLGAGAANRLFEPFQQGFNDERGLGLGLSIAKRSVEADGGELSVQDLPGVGCIFTMAMPLHRLA, from the coding sequence ATGCGCGGCTTTCTGCTCAACAATCGCGACGAACTGATTCAGCGCTGCAAGGACAAGGTGGCCTTGCGGCCCTCCCGTGGCGCCACGCGTGAGCAACTCAATCACGGCATTCCGCTCTTCCTGGACCAGTTGGCCCGCACGCTGGCAGCCGAAGAAGACGGTGACGGCCCCGGCGGCATGATGATCTCCGGCCCGGCCGGCGGCGATGCTTCAGCGCTGTCCGAGATGGGGCTCTCCGCTGCGAAACACGGCCACGAACTGCTCGGCTTGGGCTATACGGTCGATCAGGTGGTGCACGACTATGGCGACCTTTGCCAGGCCATCACTGACCTCGCCGTTGAACGCGACGCCCCCTTCAGTGTGGAGGAGTTCCGCACGCTCAACCGCTGCCTGGACAACGCCATTGCGGACGCCGTGTCGGAATTCGCCGCTCAGCGGGACAAACAGGTGGCGCGGCGCCAGGCGCAGGAAGAAAACCAACGGCTGGGCATGCTGGCGCATGAGCTGCGCAACTATCTGCACACCGCGACCCTGGCGTTCTCCGCACTGGAATCCGGCAAGTTGCCGGTCTCCGGCTCAACGGCGGCCGTGCTCAAACGCAGCCTCGATGCGCTCGGCAGATTGATTGATGAAGCTCTGGCGTCAGTGCGAGAAACTGCGCGGTCGACGCTGCACCCTCGACAGTTCTCCCTCGCGGACTTCTTGGCGGATGCGGGCCTGGTGGCGGAGCTCTATGCCTTGGATACCGGTTGCACGCTGACGATTTCGGAGGTCGATGAAGGCATCGCCCTTCACGGCAACCGCGAGTTGTTGCTCGCCGCGCTGGGGAACCTGCTGCAGAACGCCTTCAAGTTCACCCAGCCCGGCACCAGCATCACGCTGAATGCCCATACCGATGGCGACTGGACGATGATCGATGTGGGAGACCATTGCGGCGGACTCGGCGCCGGTGCAGCGAACCGCCTGTTCGAGCCGTTCCAGCAGGGGTTCAACGACGAACGGGGTCTGGGCCTGGGGCTGTCCATCGCCAAACGCAGCGTGGAAGCGGATGGCGGGGAGTTATCGGTGCAAGACCTGCCTGGGGTGGGCTGCATTTTCACGATGGCAATGCCGCTCCACCGGCTGGCTTAG
- a CDS encoding CrpP-related protein, whose protein sequence is MKPTLKARPSHRLADRARGLAPAERAELQRQGAKAAARGDGSAENPMDDRSNQPATTGETDGLWQERKNAWNSGHEAQIKVDDKTGEGGEFRSAKDEH, encoded by the coding sequence ATGAAACCCACCCTCAAAGCCCGCCCCAGCCACCGCCTAGCCGATCGCGCGCGAGGCCTTGCGCCTGCCGAACGCGCTGAATTGCAGCGTCAGGGGGCCAAAGCCGCCGCACGCGGCGACGGCTCCGCCGAGAACCCCATGGACGACCGGTCCAATCAGCCCGCCACCACCGGTGAAACCGATGGCCTCTGGCAAGAGCGCAAGAACGCCTGGAACAGTGGCCATGAAGCCCAGATCAAGGTGGACGACAAGACCGGCGAGGGCGGCGAGTTTCGAAGTGCCAAGGATGAACACTGA
- a CDS encoding thiamine pyrophosphate-binding protein codes for MPWLHGGDLVAQQLRAEGIDRLFVLTGGHVSPIFDGAFYQDIGLIDFRHEQSAAHAADAYARLRRRPAVAVVTAGPGFTCALTGLANAHYSQSPMVLLAGRNPLATDGAGNLQDAPQVELARPITKFAQTAFAVDRITAVMSQAFTAARAPRMGPAMVDFPIETLLARVAPEDCSVPATPVSAAHPDPADVRRVARWLAEAQSPVLVAGSGAYMAGCGEALAALADAARLPVFMNGMGRGLLPARHPMVRFRGRAQALAQADLVICLGVDFDFRLGFGQGIAAHGGRVVQVDADASRLARNRPVSLAVCADCRTFSEALLGQTSAFSVRHALAVQAELPKPWEGSGRDEPIDPRDMVRVVSDFLDPDATVIGDGGDIVALFAAYHRSERPGSWMDPGPFGCLGIGPAFAMAARLAQPDRQVAVISGDGAFGFNAMELDSAVRQKLPFVVVIGNDRAWGEMRTFHEDMFGGHDPRAQYLGANVRYDLLAQSLGGHGERVTRLRDLQPALARAFRSGVPAVVDVILDPAFRRPAETISGKHVAAAYGGDPLAYRRGPSAVETVRPRSARHTSRP; via the coding sequence TTGCCTTGGCTGCATGGTGGCGACCTGGTGGCCCAGCAGCTCAGAGCCGAGGGCATCGACCGGCTGTTTGTGCTGACCGGCGGCCATGTCTCGCCCATCTTTGATGGCGCCTTCTACCAGGACATCGGACTCATTGACTTCCGCCATGAGCAGTCCGCAGCCCATGCGGCGGATGCTTATGCGCGTCTGCGGCGTCGGCCCGCCGTCGCGGTGGTCACCGCCGGCCCCGGCTTCACCTGCGCCCTGACGGGGCTGGCCAACGCGCATTACAGCCAGAGCCCGATGGTGCTGCTGGCGGGGCGAAATCCTCTCGCCACGGACGGCGCCGGCAATCTGCAGGATGCGCCGCAGGTGGAATTGGCCCGCCCGATCACGAAATTCGCCCAGACCGCCTTTGCTGTGGATCGCATCACGGCGGTGATGAGCCAGGCGTTTACTGCGGCCCGAGCCCCGCGCATGGGGCCGGCCATGGTGGATTTCCCCATTGAGACGCTGCTGGCGCGCGTGGCGCCGGAAGACTGCAGCGTGCCGGCCACACCAGTGTCCGCCGCGCATCCGGATCCGGCGGACGTGCGCAGGGTGGCCCGCTGGCTGGCCGAGGCACAGTCCCCCGTGCTGGTCGCAGGCTCCGGGGCCTACATGGCCGGTTGCGGCGAAGCGCTGGCGGCGTTGGCCGACGCAGCACGGCTGCCCGTTTTCATGAACGGCATGGGCCGGGGCCTGTTGCCGGCCCGTCATCCCATGGTCAGGTTTCGTGGACGTGCCCAGGCACTGGCGCAGGCCGACCTGGTGATCTGCCTTGGGGTGGACTTCGACTTCCGCCTGGGTTTTGGCCAGGGCATTGCGGCGCACGGGGGGCGTGTGGTGCAGGTGGATGCCGATGCGTCCCGCCTGGCTCGCAATCGACCCGTGTCATTGGCGGTCTGCGCGGATTGTCGGACCTTCTCGGAGGCACTGCTGGGCCAAACCTCCGCATTCTCGGTGCGCCACGCACTGGCGGTGCAGGCCGAGTTGCCCAAGCCCTGGGAGGGGAGTGGGCGCGACGAACCGATTGACCCGCGCGACATGGTGCGGGTGGTGTCCGACTTTCTTGATCCCGACGCCACTGTCATTGGCGACGGCGGTGACATCGTGGCCCTGTTCGCGGCGTATCACCGCAGTGAGCGTCCCGGCAGCTGGATGGACCCCGGGCCGTTCGGCTGCCTGGGCATTGGCCCGGCCTTTGCCATGGCCGCCCGGCTGGCGCAGCCTGATCGCCAGGTGGCGGTGATTTCCGGCGATGGGGCGTTTGGCTTCAATGCCATGGAGCTGGATTCGGCCGTCCGCCAGAAGCTCCCCTTTGTGGTGGTCATTGGCAATGACCGCGCGTGGGGGGAGATGCGGACCTTCCATGAGGACATGTTTGGCGGGCATGACCCCCGGGCGCAGTACCTCGGTGCCAACGTGCGCTACGACCTGCTGGCCCAATCGCTGGGCGGCCATGGCGAACGCGTGACGCGGCTTCGCGACCTGCAACCCGCGCTGGCGCGCGCATTCCGAAGCGGGGTGCCCGCTGTGGTGGACGTGATCCTGGACCCCGCCTTCCGCCGACCGGCAGAAACCATTTCCGGCAAGCACGTGGCAGCAGCCTACGGCGGTGACCCGCTGGCTTACCGCCGAGGTCCTTCGGCGGTTGAAACCGTCCGACCCCGTTCAGCCCGACACACCTCAAGACCATGA
- a CDS encoding iron-containing redox enzyme family protein, with product MTPADAPLKARSGREFILGFEEVMDALMETSVQCNRFWTAIRESPETVPRPVYFGMCLENFHILAREPLFDGPVLAFSGNHAVRTTLNRFYAEELGHDKLLLSSLAALGLTEDEVRHSIPLPTTWALIDGLAYWSRFEPLFFAATLGILEGREVAEDAFVGAARRRQLSKGFVDPMMAHARINAVGRHGELSREVFGAIEVVTAAEQARLRELLPLFVALYDDFYTGIWHHYAAMDDGERPLPGFLRQLEVLA from the coding sequence ATGACCCCTGCCGACGCTCCATTGAAGGCCCGTTCCGGCCGCGAGTTCATCCTCGGCTTCGAGGAGGTGATGGATGCGCTGATGGAGACATCGGTGCAATGCAACCGTTTCTGGACGGCCATTCGGGAATCGCCCGAGACCGTTCCCCGACCGGTGTATTTCGGAATGTGCCTGGAGAACTTTCATATCCTGGCGCGCGAGCCTCTCTTTGACGGGCCGGTGCTGGCGTTCTCTGGCAACCATGCCGTGAGAACCACACTCAACCGTTTCTATGCCGAGGAGCTGGGGCACGACAAGCTGCTGCTGAGCTCACTGGCGGCGCTGGGGCTGACGGAGGACGAGGTGCGTCACAGCATCCCGCTGCCGACCACCTGGGCGCTGATCGACGGGCTGGCGTACTGGTCGCGTTTCGAGCCGCTGTTCTTTGCCGCGACCCTGGGCATTCTTGAGGGCCGCGAAGTGGCGGAAGATGCATTCGTGGGCGCGGCGCGACGGCGTCAATTGTCCAAGGGGTTTGTCGACCCGATGATGGCCCATGCGCGCATCAATGCGGTCGGCCGGCATGGCGAACTCTCGCGCGAAGTATTTGGGGCCATCGAGGTGGTGACTGCTGCAGAACAGGCGCGCCTGCGGGAGCTGTTGCCGCTGTTTGTGGCCCTCTACGACGATTTCTATACCGGCATCTGGCACCACTATGCCGCCATGGATGACGGTGAGCGACCCCTGCCGGGGTTTCTTCGGCAGCTGGAGGTGCTGGCATGA
- a CDS encoding iron-containing redox enzyme family protein, whose translation MTAETFLQRPRLRAGVAIDENLQGFTVRLRGSSCQIDSNEAARAPLRQLLSTLAQGVDPAEVCTAFGDFSENAHAVIDQLDRFGYITEGAAFEVRTDLVEADTFLRALYRLAEGDHGDATPSPSAAQSAGDGVRSEGFTWQLAQGTAQRAQLVRYAIEYLHIVRHGPGLVAPLLNWVAEPALRAEVSEFLHEEWRHDRLLAQSLDAVGLNADAVRPAAMLPPTFALLAQLGVRATTDPLALASLLYIYERSNPAFHALYADNCRRVGLPEAFLGPVLRHASMNDAGRHDDIAALLVRHFCPVGRERAVAALSDASVAMEHLRRLDLALGQIPSE comes from the coding sequence ATGACCGCTGAAACATTTCTGCAGCGTCCACGCCTGCGCGCCGGCGTGGCGATTGATGAGAATCTGCAGGGCTTCACCGTCCGGCTGCGTGGAAGCAGCTGCCAGATCGACAGCAACGAGGCGGCCAGAGCGCCGCTGAGACAGTTGCTGTCGACGCTGGCCCAAGGCGTGGACCCCGCAGAGGTGTGCACGGCCTTCGGGGATTTCAGCGAGAACGCCCATGCCGTCATCGACCAATTGGACCGCTTTGGCTACATCACGGAGGGTGCAGCCTTCGAGGTTCGCACCGACCTGGTGGAAGCGGACACCTTCCTGCGCGCCTTGTATCGCCTTGCGGAGGGAGACCATGGTGACGCGACACCTTCGCCGTCTGCCGCTCAGAGTGCTGGTGATGGCGTGCGGAGTGAAGGATTCACCTGGCAGTTGGCGCAAGGCACGGCGCAACGGGCGCAGTTGGTGCGGTATGCCATTGAATATCTGCATATCGTGCGCCATGGCCCTGGACTGGTGGCGCCGCTGCTGAACTGGGTGGCGGAGCCGGCGCTGCGAGCCGAGGTGTCCGAGTTTCTGCATGAAGAGTGGCGCCACGACCGCCTGCTGGCGCAAAGCCTCGATGCGGTGGGATTGAATGCCGATGCGGTGCGCCCGGCGGCCATGCTGCCGCCGACCTTTGCGTTGCTTGCGCAACTGGGGGTTCGTGCCACGACAGATCCTTTGGCGCTGGCGTCTCTGCTCTACATTTATGAGCGCTCCAACCCCGCGTTTCATGCGCTCTATGCGGACAACTGCCGCCGCGTCGGTCTGCCGGAGGCGTTTCTGGGGCCGGTGCTCCGGCATGCCAGCATGAATGATGCCGGCCGGCACGATGACATCGCAGCACTGCTGGTGCGGCACTTCTGCCCGGTCGGACGCGAGCGGGCGGTCGCGGCGCTCTCCGATGCCTCCGTGGCGATGGAGCACTTGCGCCGGCTGGACTTGGCGCTGGGTCAGATCCCCTCGGAATGA
- a CDS encoding sigma-70 family RNA polymerase sigma factor: protein MPTAELALREQLHVWYSDHHGWLHAWLSKRLGCPQQAADVAHNTFMRVLIARDALFGVQQPRAWLTTTAKRLMVDDIRHRRIEQAYLAELAALGREQDGFPSPEQIVAAVQALMQLSAALESVSSKARTAFVRHYLDGETHAATAAELGVSTRMVQKYLAQVLLQCRGLGRG from the coding sequence TTGCCAACCGCCGAGTTAGCGCTGCGTGAGCAGCTCCATGTCTGGTACAGCGATCACCATGGCTGGCTGCACGCCTGGCTGAGCAAGCGCCTGGGCTGCCCGCAGCAGGCGGCGGATGTGGCGCACAACACCTTTATGCGTGTGCTGATCGCACGCGATGCGCTGTTCGGTGTCCAGCAGCCGCGTGCCTGGCTGACGACGACGGCCAAGCGCTTGATGGTGGACGACATCCGGCATCGGCGCATCGAACAGGCCTATCTGGCGGAGTTGGCCGCGCTTGGCCGCGAGCAGGACGGCTTTCCTTCGCCCGAGCAGATCGTTGCTGCCGTGCAGGCGCTGATGCAGCTCAGTGCGGCGCTGGAGTCGGTCTCCAGCAAGGCCAGGACCGCGTTCGTGCGGCACTATCTTGACGGCGAGACGCATGCCGCCACGGCCGCCGAACTGGGGGTGTCCACGCGTATGGTGCAGAAGTACCTGGCCCAGGTGCTGCTGCAATGCCGCGGCTTGGGCCGCGGCTGA
- a CDS encoding FecR family protein, producing the protein MRGDLAVAEEAAEWIVRLSADADEEREAARRGFDAWKRADPRHAAVAADMEHFVEQTRRLAGPATELCAARAALDAVLPPQRRSRRGAVSMALLLTAAIGGVAWLSADLPAPWLADLHTAVGEQRSQRLADGTMLTLSSDSAVDYQWGADLRRVSMRGGEILLDVAKDARRPLVVDTPEGRIRALGTRFIVRRDGDATVLTMLESSTAVSLSATPGGPTRPAEAVVSAGQQVRLSAHGLERLSTISPGIVEDAFKLRRLVAQDRPLSEVLDELARNRRGLIRYDKAAVRGLRVTAVLPLDDTDRALQLLAASFPQLQVRVPTRWLVLVDVRR; encoded by the coding sequence ATGCGCGGCGACCTGGCTGTGGCGGAGGAGGCGGCCGAGTGGATCGTGCGCCTGAGCGCCGATGCCGACGAGGAGCGCGAGGCAGCCCGCCGCGGCTTTGATGCCTGGAAGCGCGCCGATCCCCGTCATGCCGCCGTCGCGGCGGACATGGAACACTTTGTCGAACAGACGAGGCGCCTGGCAGGTCCCGCGACCGAGTTGTGCGCCGCCCGTGCGGCGCTGGATGCGGTGCTGCCACCGCAGCGTCGCAGCCGACGAGGGGCGGTATCGATGGCGCTGCTGCTGACGGCGGCAATAGGCGGCGTGGCCTGGCTGTCTGCCGACCTGCCAGCCCCCTGGTTGGCGGATTTGCACACGGCGGTGGGAGAACAGCGCAGCCAGCGTCTGGCCGACGGCACGATGCTGACGCTGTCGAGCGACAGCGCCGTTGACTACCAGTGGGGCGCGGACCTGCGTCGCGTCAGCATGCGTGGCGGCGAGATCTTGCTGGATGTGGCCAAAGACGCCCGTCGGCCACTGGTGGTCGACACGCCCGAGGGCCGTATTCGCGCGCTGGGCACGCGCTTCATCGTGCGGCGCGATGGGGATGCCACGGTGCTGACGATGCTGGAATCGAGCACGGCCGTGAGCCTGAGCGCCACGCCTGGAGGGCCGACCAGGCCAGCCGAGGCCGTTGTGTCCGCCGGCCAGCAGGTGCGCCTGTCCGCTCATGGCCTGGAGCGCCTGTCGACCATCAGCCCAGGCATTGTGGAAGACGCGTTCAAACTCAGGCGGCTGGTCGCCCAGGACCGTCCACTGTCCGAGGTGCTGGACGAACTGGCACGCAATCGTCGCGGCCTGATCCGCTATGACAAGGCGGCGGTACGGGGCCTGCGCGTGACTGCCGTGCTGCCCTTGGACGACACCGATCGCGCCCTGCAACTGCTGGCCGCCAGCTTTCCGCAGCTGCAGGTGCGTGTGCCAACACGCTGGCTGGTGCTGGTGGACGTCCGGCGCTAG